In one Populus nigra chromosome 12, ddPopNigr1.1, whole genome shotgun sequence genomic region, the following are encoded:
- the LOC133669894 gene encoding deacetoxyvindoline 4-hydroxylase-like, translated as MAPDAPDSEEYPEVCREIEIKYSAYIKRLGGTLLELLSEARGLERNHLTEIGKFQISEHRVQANHIGPRISVASFFALYDWICAPLKELISDENPLYKEVPLKDYIVQYRWKERDGGISTLDRFRL; from the exons ATGGCTCCCGACGCTCCAGATTCTGAAGAATATCCAGAAGTCTGCAg GGAGATAGAAATCAAATATTCAGCATATATAAAGAGGTTGGGAGGAACTCTTCTTGAATTACTATCAGAAGCTCGTGGACTCGAGCGTAATCATCTGACTGAAATTGG CAAGTTCCAGATATCTGAGCACAGGGTGCAGGCTAATCACATCGGTCCAAGAATATCAGTTGCGAGCTTCTTCGCACTCTATGACTGGATTTGTGCCCCGTTAAAAGAGCTGATATCAGATGAAAATCCTCTGTACAAGGAGGTTCCGCTGAAAGACTACATTGTTCAATACAGGTGGAAAGAACGTGATGGTGGCATCTCTACACTTGATCGTTTCAGGTTGTGA